One Verrucomicrobiota bacterium DNA segment encodes these proteins:
- the thrS gene encoding threonine--tRNA ligase, whose protein sequence is MDNSRQMPPLEEVRHSCSHVMATAVLRLFPQALLDIGPPTSDGFYYDFDVEPRFTPEDIEKIEKEMKRVIKENQVFTRKEVSRAEAELFFKERNQPYKISRLGDIPVDEAVSFYQNGEFTDLCAGTHVQSTAQIKAFKLLSIAGAYHRGDEKNKQLQRIYGTAFFSQEELDTYLKNLELAKQRDHRKLGKEMELFTFDTDDVGQGLPLWLPKGTVLIEELERLAKETEFEAGYDRVRTPHIARENLYLKSGHLPYYQESMFPPMEFEEDEGRKVKYYLKAMNCPHHHKIFAAIPRSYRDLPLRLAEYGTCYRYEQSGELMGLMRVRSMQMNDAHIYCTEEQFASEFRAVNEMYLKYFKIFGVEDYVMRFSTHDPKRLGEKFVNEPELWKKTEDMVRQVLIDSGIKYIEVPNEAAFYGPKIDVQVWSAIGKEFTLSTNQVDFAVPRRFNLEYTTQDNVKATPLCIHRAPLGTHERFIGFLIEHYGGSFPAWLAPEQVRVLTISDEQRSFAEVLQGKLRAKGVRVTIDLKSDKIGGKIRRAQTEKVTYMLVVGAKEVEANSVAVRSRAKGDEGLVGVEDFISRIHHEISSRAPLIPKTS, encoded by the coding sequence ATGGATAACAGTAGACAGATGCCCCCCCTAGAAGAAGTCCGCCATTCGTGTTCACACGTGATGGCTACAGCCGTTCTTCGCCTTTTTCCCCAAGCCCTCCTGGATATTGGCCCCCCCACAAGTGATGGATTCTATTATGATTTTGATGTGGAACCACGTTTTACTCCAGAAGACATTGAAAAAATCGAAAAAGAAATGAAGAGGGTAATCAAAGAAAACCAAGTGTTTACCCGTAAGGAAGTTTCCCGTGCCGAGGCAGAGTTATTTTTCAAAGAGAGGAATCAACCATATAAAATTTCCCGCTTGGGAGATATTCCTGTGGATGAAGCCGTGTCTTTTTATCAAAATGGTGAGTTTACAGACCTTTGTGCGGGGACTCATGTGCAATCAACAGCTCAGATAAAAGCTTTTAAGTTATTGTCCATAGCTGGTGCCTACCACCGAGGTGATGAAAAAAACAAACAACTCCAACGGATTTATGGCACGGCATTTTTCAGCCAAGAGGAGCTTGATACATACCTTAAAAACCTGGAATTAGCCAAACAGCGCGATCATCGTAAGCTAGGCAAGGAGATGGAGCTTTTTACTTTTGATACAGATGATGTGGGGCAAGGACTGCCCCTATGGTTGCCCAAGGGTACTGTTTTGATCGAGGAGCTTGAAAGACTAGCAAAAGAAACCGAGTTTGAAGCCGGATACGATCGAGTTCGTACACCGCATATCGCGCGTGAAAACCTCTACCTTAAGAGTGGTCACCTCCCTTATTATCAAGAGTCAATGTTTCCTCCCATGGAATTTGAGGAGGATGAGGGAAGGAAGGTTAAATATTATCTCAAGGCGATGAATTGCCCTCATCACCACAAAATTTTTGCGGCTATACCCCGGAGTTACCGTGATTTGCCTTTGAGGCTGGCGGAATACGGCACTTGTTACCGTTATGAGCAATCGGGTGAGCTCATGGGTTTAATGAGGGTGCGTTCCATGCAGATGAATGATGCACATATTTATTGTACGGAAGAACAATTTGCATCGGAGTTCCGGGCGGTCAATGAAATGTATCTTAAATATTTTAAGATATTTGGAGTTGAGGATTATGTTATGCGCTTTTCAACCCACGACCCCAAACGGTTGGGTGAAAAGTTTGTGAATGAACCGGAGTTATGGAAAAAAACAGAGGACATGGTCCGCCAAGTCCTGATCGATTCAGGGATCAAGTATATCGAAGTGCCCAATGAGGCTGCATTTTATGGTCCCAAAATTGATGTGCAGGTCTGGAGTGCCATTGGTAAGGAATTTACCCTTTCCACAAATCAGGTTGATTTTGCTGTTCCTCGCCGTTTTAACTTGGAATACACGACTCAGGATAATGTGAAGGCGACACCTCTGTGCATCCATCGTGCTCCCTTGGGGACACACGAACGCTTCATTGGGTTCCTGATTGAACATTACGGTGGATCTTTCCCCGCTTGGTTAGCCCCAGAGCAAGTGCGTGTCCTCACGATTTCAGATGAACAGAGGAGTTTCGCTGAAGTCCTCCAAGGCAAATTACGTGCAAAAGGCGTCAGGGTCACAATTGATTTAAAATCCGATAAGATCGGGGGTAAAATCCGCCGTGCGCAAACTGAAAAGGTGACGTATATGTTGGTAGTTGGTGCCAAAGAGGTTGAAGCAAATAGCGTGGCCGTGCGTTCCCGTGCAAAGGGCGATGAAGGATTGGTGGGGGTCGAGGATTTTATTTCCCGGATTCACCATGAGATTTCCTCGCGTGCTCCATTAATTCCCAAGACATCTTGA
- a CDS encoding TolC family protein, with amino-acid sequence MIIHRHLIFLLSLVFISCPVNLTAQEKNNKESKKSPILQKVTPKALDLPSCYQISVQRSESLGIRFQEYKAAEARYWQAVSTIMPNLKFIAEERLQNNTFTSGSSTAGSPLNAGVAVGGGATSNNPRNNAFTGRFNVTQPIFHGFRDFSLIAAQKAQTKAVDLDYRRALQTFYYDVADVFYQIISYEQDLDLQYLLEKALQERVKELSQRVEIGRSRKSELLQAESQLADSAVLIEQTKGLVVAAKELMAFLTGIPAGQFSLIDRQPIPSVEKLEDYLWKSGTRPDIEAAVQRQTAATKDLSARKGEFLPTVNLEANYYAVQDPTTDREWNVVITGEVPLFDGGLRINRVKEGKAALKESQLSLSQVLRSSQTEVRTSYHNFISSVNQYIKLDKAFKIAKENYEVQKRDYELGRSSNLDVLVSLSNLYETRRRYLNTELQTKVNAISLQVAAGDIKE; translated from the coding sequence ATGATTATTCACCGTCATCTCATTTTTTTACTCAGTCTGGTATTCATCAGTTGCCCAGTGAATTTGACGGCCCAAGAAAAAAATAATAAAGAATCCAAAAAATCGCCTATACTTCAAAAAGTTACCCCGAAAGCCCTTGATCTACCCAGTTGTTATCAAATATCTGTTCAACGAAGTGAAAGCCTCGGAATCCGGTTTCAAGAATATAAAGCCGCTGAAGCCCGGTATTGGCAGGCGGTGAGTACTATCATGCCCAATCTAAAATTCATTGCGGAGGAGCGCCTTCAAAATAACACTTTTACCTCCGGCAGTTCGACGGCAGGTAGTCCATTAAATGCTGGAGTGGCGGTCGGTGGCGGGGCAACATCCAATAATCCCCGCAATAATGCCTTTACAGGCCGTTTTAATGTCACCCAGCCGATCTTCCATGGTTTCAGAGACTTCTCACTGATTGCCGCCCAAAAAGCACAAACAAAGGCAGTGGATCTTGATTATCGCAGGGCCCTTCAAACATTCTATTATGATGTCGCCGATGTTTTTTATCAAATTATTAGTTATGAGCAGGACTTGGACTTGCAATACCTACTTGAAAAAGCCCTTCAAGAGAGAGTTAAAGAATTATCTCAACGCGTCGAGATAGGGCGTTCCCGAAAGAGTGAATTACTCCAAGCAGAAAGTCAGCTTGCCGATTCAGCCGTTCTCATTGAACAAACCAAGGGCCTTGTCGTAGCGGCAAAAGAGTTAATGGCCTTTCTCACAGGTATTCCTGCCGGCCAATTCTCCCTGATCGACCGCCAACCCATTCCCTCAGTTGAAAAACTCGAGGACTATCTCTGGAAGAGCGGTACTCGCCCAGATATTGAAGCTGCTGTTCAACGTCAAACTGCTGCCACGAAAGATCTCAGTGCCCGTAAGGGGGAATTTTTGCCTACCGTAAACCTTGAAGCAAATTATTATGCAGTCCAAGACCCCACCACAGACAGGGAGTGGAATGTCGTTATTACTGGTGAGGTTCCTCTTTTCGATGGAGGTTTAAGAATCAACCGTGTCAAGGAAGGGAAAGCTGCCCTAAAAGAAAGCCAGCTCAGCCTTTCACAAGTCCTGCGATCCTCACAAACGGAAGTGAGGACTTCCTATCACAATTTTATTTCCTCCGTGAATCAATATATCAAGCTGGATAAGGCATTCAAGATTGCAAAAGAAAATTACGAGGTTCAAAAAAGGGATTATGAATTAGGGCGATCCAGTAATCTTGATGTTCTGGTCTCATTAAGTAATCTCTATGAAACGAGACGCCGCTACCTCAATACCGAGCTCCAGACAAAAGTTAATGCCATATCCCTCCAAGTGGCTGCGGGAGATATCAAAGAATGA
- a CDS encoding efflux RND transporter permease subunit, whose product MTLSDLAIKRPVFAWTLFIGVILFGVISYFRIGVSMLPDVDFPVLDVNVVWGGAAPEVLETELVDKIEESVIGLEGLKEVKSTIQQGQATIKLEFDLKRNVDAALQDAQAAIARIRLPLNVDPPTIRKNNPEEQPIVWIAFGGERSLRDIIRYADLNIIDQLQTVPGVGEIQLSGFVGRNLRLWVDNKKLKKYQLTILDIVTAVEQEHSELAGGYMENDRNEINVRTMGEEFSAEKVADILISTRGGQPIYDTNIRLGDIARVEDGLDDIRGSAIISGMKGNGIALGIKKQRKTNEIEVADAVQKKVNELKKTLPPDLSIRVNVDFTGPTRVSIDKTQHELLMSVILTTIVCYVFLGTFKSAVNVILSIPFSVMGSFIIMYFLGFTFNMFTLLALALSIGIVVDDAIMMLENIVRHFQSGKKRRQAAFDGANEITFAAIAVTAAVIAIFIPVVFMKGVIGTFFYQFGVVISVTILLSLIEAITLTPMRCSRFMTDSDHESRMAKAGIRIFQKFANIYQTSLEWTLGHRWKVLLLGVAIFLSSLILLHFVKKEIVPMQDMGIVRMQFQTPVGSSFAFTQDIAKKVADYLEKDPNVDRFFMRVGGQTGTPNQVFAGIVLKNRSKRSLGHIAWMDKVRLDLVKNEHTKIRDLVRLQLSDLSQRGLTAGSSFPISFNIRGPDYTVLKEKLKVIEERLNATGLVTDLNDDYREGQTELRIIPNREAASLRGVSMDNLGRTINAAIGGIRQGKFTSDGRRYDVRIRLTPEERLKPEDVENIMIRTSYGELVRLTDVAKIETVKTIQTVSRINRLRSISVFGNVATGKSQSEALDAAERISQEVLPEGYSFHLEGGSQAFLDSFKSLTGVFLLGLAVAYLVLAVQFNSFVHPWSVMLAIPFSLTGAFLTLWMTGQSLNLFSMIGLLLLAGIVKKNSILLIEFTNHMRKEGVNLHDSLLKACPIRLRPIIMTSIATVGAAIPPALGLGDGAEARRPMALAVIGGVIVSTLLTLYIVPCAYSIFSRFERGHLNDLED is encoded by the coding sequence ATGACACTTTCGGACCTCGCCATTAAACGACCTGTTTTTGCCTGGACACTTTTTATCGGGGTCATCCTTTTCGGCGTCATAAGTTATTTCAGAATTGGTGTGAGCATGTTACCGGATGTTGATTTTCCCGTGCTGGATGTGAATGTCGTATGGGGAGGTGCAGCTCCGGAGGTTTTAGAGACCGAGCTGGTCGACAAGATTGAAGAAAGCGTCATCGGACTAGAAGGTCTCAAAGAAGTCAAATCGACTATCCAGCAGGGCCAGGCGACAATCAAGCTGGAATTCGACTTAAAAAGGAATGTGGATGCGGCCTTACAAGATGCCCAAGCCGCCATCGCAAGAATTCGCCTTCCCCTCAATGTAGATCCCCCCACTATCCGGAAAAATAATCCTGAAGAACAACCAATTGTCTGGATTGCCTTCGGCGGTGAGAGGTCATTGAGGGATATCATTCGTTATGCAGATTTAAATATTATCGACCAGCTTCAAACAGTCCCTGGAGTGGGTGAAATCCAATTAAGCGGTTTTGTAGGGCGCAATTTGCGCCTTTGGGTGGACAATAAAAAACTCAAAAAATACCAACTCACCATTCTTGATATTGTTACAGCAGTCGAACAAGAGCACAGCGAGCTAGCCGGTGGTTATATGGAAAACGACCGCAATGAAATCAATGTCCGGACCATGGGGGAAGAGTTTTCTGCCGAAAAAGTCGCTGATATTCTTATTAGCACCAGGGGTGGGCAGCCTATTTACGACACCAATATCCGACTTGGTGATATTGCTAGGGTCGAAGATGGTCTCGACGATATCAGGGGTAGCGCAATCATTAGCGGGATGAAAGGTAATGGCATTGCGCTCGGAATCAAAAAACAGCGTAAAACAAATGAGATTGAAGTCGCTGATGCTGTACAAAAGAAAGTAAATGAACTCAAGAAGACCCTACCTCCAGACCTCTCAATCCGGGTTAATGTCGATTTCACAGGACCAACACGTGTATCAATAGACAAAACCCAGCATGAACTGCTTATGTCTGTTATCCTGACTACCATTGTCTGTTATGTTTTCCTGGGGACTTTCAAATCTGCAGTGAATGTGATTCTCTCAATCCCCTTTTCGGTCATGGGGTCATTTATCATTATGTATTTTCTCGGTTTTACATTTAACATGTTTACTCTTTTGGCACTCGCTCTATCCATCGGTATTGTTGTTGATGATGCGATCATGATGCTTGAGAATATTGTCCGACACTTTCAATCAGGCAAAAAAAGAAGACAAGCGGCATTTGACGGGGCCAATGAAATCACGTTTGCGGCAATTGCAGTTACCGCCGCAGTTATTGCCATTTTTATTCCCGTTGTATTTATGAAGGGTGTCATAGGGACGTTCTTCTACCAGTTCGGAGTAGTCATAAGTGTCACCATACTTCTTTCATTGATTGAGGCCATTACGCTCACCCCCATGAGATGCTCCCGATTTATGACTGACTCCGATCATGAATCCCGGATGGCAAAGGCCGGAATCAGGATATTTCAAAAATTCGCTAACATATATCAAACAAGCCTTGAGTGGACCCTCGGCCATAGATGGAAAGTCCTTCTTCTCGGTGTTGCCATTTTTTTATCATCCCTTATCCTCCTCCATTTTGTGAAAAAAGAAATTGTCCCAATGCAAGATATGGGCATTGTCCGCATGCAATTCCAAACTCCTGTGGGGAGCTCTTTTGCTTTCACACAAGATATCGCTAAAAAAGTCGCCGATTACCTCGAAAAAGACCCTAATGTCGATCGATTTTTCATGAGGGTCGGAGGACAAACAGGTACTCCTAATCAAGTTTTTGCAGGCATCGTTTTGAAAAATAGATCAAAAAGGTCTTTGGGACATATTGCGTGGATGGATAAAGTAAGGTTAGACCTTGTGAAAAATGAACATACTAAAATTCGCGACCTCGTCAGGCTCCAATTAAGTGACTTATCGCAAAGGGGATTAACCGCAGGCAGTTCTTTCCCTATCAGTTTTAATATCAGAGGCCCCGATTACACTGTCTTAAAAGAAAAACTCAAGGTCATTGAAGAACGCCTAAATGCAACAGGCTTGGTTACCGACTTAAATGACGATTATCGTGAAGGACAGACCGAACTCCGCATTATTCCCAACCGTGAAGCTGCTTCGCTCCGAGGGGTTTCTATGGACAATTTAGGAAGGACAATCAATGCTGCCATCGGGGGAATCCGACAAGGGAAATTCACAAGTGATGGCAGGCGATATGACGTGAGAATACGGCTCACTCCGGAAGAAAGATTAAAGCCTGAGGATGTAGAAAACATCATGATTCGTACGTCATACGGGGAATTAGTACGATTAACAGATGTAGCAAAGATCGAAACGGTAAAAACCATTCAAACAGTTTCTCGGATTAATCGGTTACGCTCAATTTCGGTCTTTGGGAATGTAGCGACAGGAAAATCACAATCCGAGGCGTTGGATGCTGCAGAAAGAATTTCCCAAGAAGTTCTACCTGAAGGATATTCATTCCATCTGGAGGGTGGATCACAAGCCTTTCTCGATTCATTTAAAAGTCTGACGGGCGTATTTCTATTGGGTCTTGCTGTCGCATATCTTGTTTTGGCTGTCCAATTCAATAGTTTTGTACATCCTTGGAGCGTCATGCTTGCTATTCCTTTCAGTTTAACAGGAGCCTTTCTCACCCTCTGGATGACAGGACAATCATTAAATCTTTTTAGCATGATCGGTTTGTTACTCCTCGCTGGTATCGTGAAGAAAAACTCGATTCTGCTGATTGAATTTACCAATCACATGAGAAAAGAGGGAGTAAACCTACATGACTCCCTACTCAAGGCTTGCCCCATACGCCTACGCCCCATTATCATGACGTCTATCGCGACAGTGGGAGCAGCCATCCCTCCAGCCCTTGGTCTTGGTGATGGTGCTGAAGCCCGCAGGCCCATGGCACTCGCTGTAATTGGCGGAGTCATTGTTTCCACCTTGCTTACCCTTTATATCGTACCTTGTGCCTACAGTATATTTTCAAGATTTGAGAGGGGCCACCTGAATGACTTGGAGGATTAG
- a CDS encoding glycosyltransferase family 4 protein, with protein MKIGIFLPNATFDFPGTPEVGGIEVYAMDLGEALLALGHDVTLFGGEPKEGKVHRKVMMRLRLAPYWETKDIPKLGTRFRKLVQRLHFAYQSRHSIKQEHCDIMFVFKPYDFISARFWKMGNPHLCVVMNYQGKDFFPTDNFWKKSIDWEYACSDDNAALVVNRYGNRPDVLTNGVDTNFFSLRKDKVFDKHVVSVGRLVGWKGLHSMAEALLQLPGWKWTIAGEGPEKEKLFDFAKKNNIQHRISFRGALDTIQLREHFASADIMVQPSIDFDACPTSVLQALSSGVPIILSDKVGLAKDILAHHSGFVFESSNVKEMVHRFMSFEQISLDEKNKIALSARLLAEKNYSLCNMARTISDRLEILLKKKGPL; from the coding sequence GTGAAAATTGGAATATTTCTACCTAATGCGACATTTGATTTTCCAGGCACACCTGAGGTAGGTGGGATTGAGGTATATGCCATGGACTTGGGCGAGGCCCTATTAGCATTAGGGCACGATGTGACTCTTTTTGGGGGGGAACCCAAGGAAGGAAAAGTCCACCGAAAAGTGATGATGCGCCTTCGCTTAGCGCCTTATTGGGAAACAAAAGATATTCCGAAGTTGGGGACAAGATTCAGGAAGTTGGTTCAAAGGTTGCATTTCGCCTATCAGAGTAGGCATTCAATCAAACAAGAACATTGTGATATCATGTTTGTATTCAAACCATATGATTTTATTAGTGCAAGATTTTGGAAAATGGGAAATCCTCATTTGTGTGTAGTCATGAATTATCAGGGAAAGGATTTCTTTCCGACGGATAATTTCTGGAAGAAATCAATAGATTGGGAGTATGCTTGCAGTGATGATAATGCGGCATTAGTAGTTAATCGCTATGGGAATCGTCCGGATGTTTTGACAAACGGAGTTGATACAAATTTCTTTTCCCTTCGTAAAGACAAAGTATTCGATAAACATGTAGTGAGTGTAGGGCGTTTAGTGGGTTGGAAAGGTTTACACTCCATGGCGGAAGCATTATTGCAATTACCCGGGTGGAAATGGACAATTGCAGGTGAAGGTCCCGAAAAAGAAAAGCTATTTGATTTTGCCAAAAAAAATAATATTCAACACAGGATCAGTTTTCGGGGTGCATTAGATACAATACAACTCAGAGAGCACTTTGCCTCTGCGGATATTATGGTGCAGCCCAGCATTGATTTTGATGCGTGTCCGACTTCTGTTTTGCAGGCCCTTTCTTCAGGAGTCCCCATCATCCTCTCTGACAAGGTAGGATTGGCCAAAGATATTTTAGCCCACCACTCAGGTTTTGTTTTTGAGTCGAGTAATGTAAAAGAAATGGTTCACCGATTTATGTCTTTCGAGCAGATATCATTGGACGAAAAAAATAAAATCGCCTTGTCAGCGAGATTATTAGCAGAAAAAAACTATTCGTTGTGCAATATGGCACGGACAATCAGCGACCGCTTGGAGATTCTCTTGAAGAAAAAGGGCCCGTTATGA